A region of Burkholderiales bacterium JOSHI_001 DNA encodes the following proteins:
- a CDS encoding TonB family protein (PFAM: Gram-negative bacterial tonB protein~TIGRFAM: TonB family C-terminal domain): protein MNYAEQQRNPSKHAVGIGVVVVMHLVLGWALLNGLARKVVEVIKAPIETKIIEEVKPPPPPPPENLPPPPPKAPPPPPSFVPPPEVNVPPPPTPAPAITVTRETPPPQPPVTIAPPPTPEPPPPAPPAPPAPPPPPPPAPPVRTAPRVDFNAGNKPEYPAAALRAEVQCTVVVAYTMDASGAIEDARIEKSCGAGREQKLLDRATVDAVRAVKGTPGTVGGKAEKSNGRVTYDWKIE from the coding sequence TTGAACTACGCCGAACAACAACGCAATCCAAGCAAGCACGCCGTGGGCATCGGCGTGGTGGTGGTGATGCACCTGGTGCTGGGATGGGCCCTGCTGAACGGCCTGGCGCGCAAGGTGGTCGAAGTGATCAAGGCGCCGATCGAAACCAAGATCATCGAAGAGGTGAAGCCGCCGCCGCCGCCGCCGCCCGAAAACCTGCCCCCGCCGCCGCCCAAGGCGCCGCCGCCGCCGCCTTCGTTCGTGCCGCCGCCGGAAGTGAACGTGCCGCCGCCGCCCACGCCGGCGCCGGCCATCACCGTCACGCGCGAAACACCGCCGCCGCAGCCGCCGGTGACGATCGCGCCGCCGCCCACGCCCGAGCCGCCACCGCCGGCGCCGCCCGCGCCCCCGGCGCCGCCGCCACCGCCGCCGCCCGCACCGCCGGTGCGTACAGCGCCGCGGGTGGACTTCAACGCCGGCAACAAGCCCGAGTACCCGGCCGCCGCGCTGCGCGCCGAAGTGCAGTGCACCGTGGTGGTGGCCTACACCATGGACGCCAGCGGCGCCATCGAAGACGCGCGGATTGAGAAGTCCTGCGGCGCCGGCCGCGAGCAGAAGCTGCTGGACCGCGCCACGGTGGACGCCGTGCGCGCCGTCAAGGGCACGCCCGGCACGGTGGGCGGCAAGGCCGAGAAGTCGAATGGCCGCGTCACCTATGACTGGAAGATCGAATGA
- a CDS encoding Zn-dependent hydrolase, glyoxylase (PFAM: Metallo-beta-lactamase superfamily) has protein sequence MSLPDFIDDLGHGVFAVDTGFVRTRFDASYLLVQAGRAAFIDTGTNHAVPRLLQALAALGLAPDAVDWVVPTHVHLDHAGGAGLLMQHLPRARLAVHPRGARHMIDPSALYEGALAVYGPAEMERAYGRLVPVAPERVRATHEGLRLSLADRALEFIDLPGHARHHHGIWDATSRCWFTGDSFGVGYGELANHNGPFILASHPPSQFEPAVLQASIQRLMQRGPDGMCLTHYGRVGGAGQLARLAAQLHAQIDAVVALGQAVRACCPAGPQREQQLAQGLCTLYGQWLQAHDCADLPGGLALLATDIRLNAQGLAHWLSRIDDKA, from the coding sequence GTGAGCCTGCCCGACTTCATCGACGACCTGGGCCACGGCGTGTTCGCCGTGGACACCGGCTTCGTTCGGACACGCTTTGACGCCAGCTACCTGCTGGTGCAGGCCGGACGCGCCGCCTTCATCGACACCGGCACCAACCACGCTGTGCCGCGACTGCTGCAGGCGCTGGCCGCCCTCGGCCTGGCGCCCGACGCCGTGGACTGGGTGGTTCCCACCCATGTGCACCTGGACCACGCCGGTGGCGCCGGGCTGCTGATGCAGCACCTGCCCCGGGCGCGCCTGGCGGTGCACCCGCGCGGCGCCCGCCACATGATCGACCCCAGCGCCTTGTACGAAGGGGCGCTGGCGGTCTACGGCCCGGCCGAGATGGAACGCGCCTACGGCCGCCTGGTGCCGGTGGCGCCCGAACGCGTGCGGGCCACGCACGAGGGCCTGCGCCTGAGCCTGGCCGACAGGGCTTTGGAATTCATCGACCTGCCCGGCCATGCCCGCCACCACCACGGCATCTGGGACGCGACCAGCCGCTGCTGGTTCACCGGCGACAGCTTCGGCGTGGGTTATGGCGAGTTGGCCAACCACAACGGCCCCTTCATCCTGGCCAGCCACCCACCCAGCCAGTTCGAGCCCGCGGTGCTGCAAGCGTCGATCCAGCGCCTGATGCAGCGCGGCCCGGACGGGATGTGCCTCACCCACTACGGCCGCGTGGGCGGTGCCGGGCAGCTGGCGCGGCTGGCGGCGCAGTTGCACGCCCAGATCGACGCTGTCGTGGCCCTGGGCCAGGCGGTGCGGGCCTGCTGCCCCGCCGGCCCGCAGCGCGAGCAGCAACTGGCGCAGGGCCTGTGCACGCTGTACGGCCAATGGCTGCAGGCCCACGATTGCGCCGACCTGCCCGGCGGCCTGGCCTTGCTGGCCACCGACATCCGGCTGAACGCCCAGGGCCTGGCCCACTGGCTGTCCCGGATCGACGACAAAGCCTGA
- a CDS encoding PAS domain S-box (PFAM: Methyl-accepting chemotaxis protein (MCP) signaling domain; PAS fold~TIGRFAM: PAS domain S-box), protein MRTNLPITQKQYPFPSGQTLVSITDLQGRILYCNPAFIVVSGFVREELLGQPHNLIRHPDMPAEAFRDLWASIAMGLPWSAPVKNRRKDGDHYWVMAHVTPLLDGQRITGYMSVRTEASRAQIQAAEGLYKMLSDEARSGVQRHSLSQGLLRRTGAWGRLQGALAGLHTLKPAVPPLAGALAAVAAGQVAWGWGAAVAAFCALGAAAWANRQLRLAVAPLLDQAHRLAACDLTAPGRGQDLELAVKHPTLAPLAHALRQLSVNLRSVVRDTRTEVDQFAQTSHEIASGNHDLSSRTESQASSLEQTAATMEQITGTVRQTAAVAGQAAGLATDAIARARHSSQTVHQVVDTMQGIEQSSRRIGEIIQVIDGIAFQTNILALNAAVEAARAGEHGRGFAVVAGEVRALAQRSAGAAREIKQLISDSTERVGSGVSTANAARGDIENTLAAVEQVGQRIAQIHHGATEQMTAISQVNEAVNHLDGLTQQNAAMVEQLAASASSLQGQVGNLAQTVRVFKLQAGEGGNAADAVALRKAMKEESGT, encoded by the coding sequence ATGCGCACCAACCTGCCGATCACCCAAAAGCAATACCCGTTTCCCAGCGGGCAGACCCTGGTGTCGATCACCGACCTCCAGGGCCGCATCCTTTACTGCAACCCGGCGTTCATCGTCGTCAGCGGTTTCGTGCGCGAAGAACTGCTGGGCCAGCCGCACAACCTGATCCGCCACCCCGACATGCCGGCCGAGGCCTTCCGGGACCTGTGGGCGTCGATCGCGATGGGCCTGCCCTGGTCCGCCCCGGTGAAGAACCGCCGCAAGGACGGCGACCACTACTGGGTGATGGCCCATGTGACGCCCCTGCTGGACGGTCAGCGGATCACCGGCTACATGTCGGTGCGCACCGAAGCATCGCGGGCGCAGATCCAGGCCGCCGAAGGCCTGTACAAGATGCTGTCCGATGAAGCACGCAGCGGCGTTCAGCGGCACAGCCTGTCCCAGGGCCTGCTGCGCCGAACCGGCGCCTGGGGCCGCCTGCAGGGTGCCCTGGCCGGACTGCACACGCTGAAGCCGGCCGTGCCGCCCCTGGCCGGCGCCCTGGCCGCGGTGGCGGCCGGCCAGGTGGCCTGGGGCTGGGGTGCGGCCGTGGCCGCCTTCTGCGCCCTGGGCGCCGCCGCCTGGGCCAACCGCCAGCTGCGCCTGGCCGTGGCCCCCTTGCTGGACCAGGCCCACCGCCTGGCGGCCTGCGACCTGACCGCCCCAGGCCGCGGCCAGGACCTTGAATTGGCCGTCAAACACCCCACGCTGGCGCCGCTGGCGCATGCGCTGCGGCAGTTGTCGGTGAACCTGCGCTCGGTGGTGCGCGACACCCGCACCGAGGTGGACCAGTTCGCGCAGACTTCGCACGAGATCGCCAGCGGCAACCACGACCTCTCGTCGCGCACCGAATCGCAGGCCAGCAGCCTGGAGCAGACCGCGGCCACGATGGAACAGATCACCGGCACCGTGCGCCAGACCGCCGCCGTGGCCGGCCAGGCCGCCGGACTGGCCACCGACGCCATTGCGCGCGCCCGCCACAGCAGCCAGACGGTGCACCAGGTGGTGGACACCATGCAGGGCATCGAACAGTCGTCGCGCCGCATCGGTGAAATCATCCAGGTGATCGACGGCATCGCCTTCCAGACCAACATCCTGGCACTGAACGCCGCCGTCGAAGCCGCCCGCGCGGGCGAGCATGGGCGCGGCTTCGCGGTGGTGGCCGGCGAGGTGCGCGCGCTGGCGCAGCGCTCGGCCGGCGCCGCGCGCGAGATCAAGCAGCTGATCAGCGACTCCACCGAACGCGTGGGCAGCGGCGTCAGCACCGCCAATGCCGCGCGCGGCGACATCGAGAACACCCTGGCCGCGGTGGAACAGGTGGGCCAGCGCATCGCGCAGATCCACCACGGCGCCACCGAGCAGATGACCGCCATCTCCCAGGTGAACGAAGCCGTGAACCACCTGGACGGGCTGACCCAGCAAAACGCCGCCATGGTGGAACAGCTGGCCGCCAGCGCCAGTTCGCTGCAGGGCCAGGTGGGCAACCTGGCGCAGACGGTGCGTGTGTTCAAGCTGCAGGCGGGCGAAGGCGGCAACGCCGCCGACGCGGTGGCCCTGCGCAAGGCCATGAAGGAAGAGTCCGGCACCTGA
- a CDS encoding Entner-Doudoroff aldolase (PFAM: KDPG and KHG aldolase~TIGRFAM: Entner-Doudoroff aldolase), which yields MMNTLELTQAGPVIPVIVLDRVADAVPLAEALVAGGVRVLEVTLRTPVALQCIAAIARAVPQAIVGAGTVRSAADARAARDAGCRFAVSPGYTAEVGAACRDAGLALLPGVATASEVMAANADGLNFLKFFPATAAGGIPMLKALGGPFPDVVFCPTGGITPETAPQFLALPNVKVCGGSWLTPADAMAKGDWARITQLARAAQALRA from the coding sequence ATGATGAACACCCTGGAACTGACCCAAGCCGGCCCGGTGATCCCGGTGATCGTGCTCGACCGCGTGGCCGACGCCGTACCCCTGGCCGAGGCCCTGGTGGCCGGCGGGGTGCGCGTGCTGGAAGTGACCCTGCGCACGCCGGTGGCGCTGCAGTGCATCGCCGCCATCGCGCGGGCGGTGCCGCAGGCCATCGTGGGCGCAGGCACGGTGCGTTCGGCCGCCGATGCGCGGGCCGCACGCGACGCCGGCTGCCGTTTTGCCGTGAGCCCGGGCTACACGGCGGAAGTGGGTGCGGCCTGCCGCGACGCGGGCTTGGCCCTGCTGCCCGGCGTGGCCACCGCCAGCGAGGTGATGGCCGCCAACGCCGATGGCCTGAACTTCCTGAAGTTCTTCCCGGCCACGGCCGCAGGGGGCATCCCGATGTTGAAGGCGCTGGGCGGGCCCTTCCCCGATGTGGTGTTCTGCCCCACCGGCGGCATCACGCCCGAGACCGCGCCGCAGTTCCTGGCCTTGCCCAACGTGAAGGTGTGCGGCGGCTCCTGGCTGACCCCGGCTGACGCGATGGCGAAGGGCGACTGGGCCCGCATCACCCAACTGGCGCGCGCGGCGCAGGCCCTGCGCGCCTGA
- a CDS encoding 6-phosphogluconate dehydratase (PFAM: Dehydratase family~TIGRFAM: 6-phosphogluconate dehydratase), whose protein sequence is MHATLQAITARIRERSAATRAAYLAQVDRLAGRTRGADRMGCANVAHAFAGMEGDDRFRVVAEKAPNLAVVTAYNDMLSAHRPYEGYPEQIRRAAHALGATVQVAGGVPAMCDGVTQGQPGMELSLFSRDTIAMATAISLSHDVFDGALLLGICDKIVPGLLIGALHFGHLPCVFVPAGPMSTGLSNSAKAKVREQHAQGLVGREELLAAEQAAYHGVGTCTFYGTANSNQMLLEAMGLHVPGAAFVHPQEPLREALTREAVSTLLSITAAKRFTPIGRLVDERVIVNAMVALLATGGSTNHLIHWVAVARAAGVLIDWDDFSALSAVVPLLARVYPNGAADVNQFQAAGGTGWVLRELRDAGLLHADVATVHADGISAYTRVPELQGERVQWVDTPAASGDESVVRTASAPFSPTGGLQLLQGKLGRAVIKVSAVPDDRHVVEAPARVFTSQEAMLAAFKAGELARDVVVVVRFQGPRANGMPELHKLTPPLAVLQGQGFKVALVTDGRMSGASGKVPAAIHVSPEALAGGPLAKVRDGDVIRMDATMGLLDVLVPDAEWAAREVATADAAHSAEHGHGLGRDLFAGLRRNVSTAEEGACSWL, encoded by the coding sequence ATGCACGCCACCCTGCAAGCCATCACCGCCCGCATCCGCGAACGCAGCGCCGCCACCCGCGCGGCTTACCTGGCCCAGGTGGACCGCCTGGCCGGCCGCACCCGCGGCGCCGACCGCATGGGCTGCGCCAACGTGGCCCACGCCTTTGCCGGCATGGAAGGCGACGACCGTTTCCGGGTGGTGGCCGAGAAGGCGCCCAACCTGGCGGTGGTGACGGCCTACAACGACATGCTGTCGGCCCACCGCCCCTACGAAGGCTATCCGGAGCAGATCCGCCGCGCCGCGCACGCGCTGGGCGCCACGGTGCAGGTGGCCGGCGGGGTGCCGGCCATGTGCGACGGCGTCACCCAGGGCCAGCCGGGCATGGAGCTCAGCCTGTTCTCGCGCGACACCATCGCCATGGCCACCGCCATTTCACTCAGCCACGACGTGTTCGACGGCGCGCTGCTGCTGGGCATCTGCGACAAGATCGTGCCCGGCCTGCTGATCGGTGCACTGCACTTCGGCCACCTGCCTTGTGTGTTCGTGCCCGCCGGACCCATGTCCACGGGGTTGAGCAACAGCGCCAAGGCCAAGGTGCGCGAGCAGCACGCCCAAGGCCTGGTGGGCCGCGAAGAACTGCTGGCGGCCGAGCAGGCGGCCTACCACGGCGTGGGCACCTGCACCTTCTACGGCACCGCCAACAGCAACCAGATGCTGCTGGAAGCCATGGGCCTGCACGTCCCTGGCGCGGCCTTCGTGCACCCGCAGGAGCCGCTGCGCGAGGCGCTCACGCGCGAGGCGGTTTCCACCCTGCTGTCCATCACAGCGGCCAAGCGCTTCACGCCCATCGGCCGGCTGGTGGACGAACGCGTCATCGTCAACGCCATGGTGGCCCTGCTGGCCACCGGCGGCAGCACCAACCACCTGATCCACTGGGTGGCGGTGGCGCGCGCGGCCGGCGTCCTGATCGACTGGGACGACTTCTCGGCCCTGTCGGCGGTGGTGCCGCTGCTGGCGCGCGTCTACCCCAATGGCGCGGCCGACGTGAACCAGTTCCAGGCCGCCGGTGGCACCGGCTGGGTGCTGCGCGAATTGCGCGATGCCGGCCTGCTGCATGCCGACGTGGCCACGGTGCACGCCGACGGCATCTCTGCCTACACCCGCGTGCCGGAACTGCAGGGCGAGCGTGTGCAGTGGGTGGACACGCCGGCCGCCAGCGGCGACGAGTCGGTGGTGCGCACGGCGTCAGCGCCGTTTTCGCCCACCGGCGGGCTGCAACTGCTGCAGGGCAAGCTGGGCCGCGCGGTTATCAAGGTCAGCGCGGTGCCGGACGACCGCCACGTCGTCGAAGCCCCGGCGCGGGTGTTCACCAGCCAGGAAGCGATGCTGGCCGCCTTCAAGGCCGGAGAACTGGCGCGCGACGTGGTGGTGGTGGTGCGATTCCAGGGCCCGCGCGCCAACGGCATGCCCGAACTGCACAAGCTGACCCCGCCGCTGGCGGTGCTGCAGGGCCAGGGCTTCAAGGTGGCCTTGGTCACCGACGGCCGCATGAGCGGCGCGTCGGGCAAGGTGCCGGCGGCCATCCACGTCAGCCCCGAGGCCCTGGCCGGCGGGCCGCTGGCCAAGGTGCGCGACGGCGATGTCATCCGAATGGACGCCACCATGGGCCTGCTGGACGTGCTGGTGCCCGACGCCGAATGGGCCGCGCGCGAGGTCGCCACGGCGGATGCGGCCCACAGCGCCGAGCACGGTCATGGCCTGGGCCGTGACCTGTTCGCCGGCCTGCGCCGCAACGTCAGCACGGCCGAAGAGGGCGCCTGCAGCTGGTTGTGA
- a CDS encoding biopolymer transport protein (PFAM: Biopolymer transport protein ExbD/TolR) — translation MAMNVGSPDDGDEALNSSINTTPLVDVMLVLLIIFLITIPVVTQSIQLSLPKEKNVPTQTKPENILLAVSKDGDVYWNTRKMPDTETLVAELKKLSVKVPQPEVHIRGDEEARYESVGRLVVACQRAGIAKVGFITEPPPNQ, via the coding sequence ATGGCCATGAACGTCGGATCGCCCGACGACGGCGATGAAGCCCTGAACTCCAGCATCAACACCACGCCCCTGGTGGACGTGATGCTGGTGCTGCTGATCATCTTCCTGATCACCATTCCCGTGGTCACGCAGAGCATCCAGCTCAGCCTGCCCAAAGAGAAGAACGTGCCCACGCAGACCAAGCCGGAGAACATCCTGCTGGCGGTCAGCAAGGACGGCGACGTGTACTGGAACACCCGCAAGATGCCCGACACCGAAACCCTGGTGGCCGAGCTGAAGAAGCTGTCGGTCAAGGTGCCGCAACCCGAGGTGCACATCCGCGGCGACGAAGAAGCGCGCTACGAAAGCGTGGGCCGCCTGGTGGTGGCCTGCCAGCGCGCCGGCATCGCCAAGGTGGGCTTCATCACCGAACCCCCACCGAACCAGTAA
- a CDS encoding biopolymer transport protein (PFAM: MotA/TolQ/ExbB proton channel family) yields the protein MSLFKHLRTGLAGAAIALSLATPIAAWAQASAPAAGASAAAAPAAPAASAEALPAVVTAPVATTAKESVDNPYGLDALWKQGDFVARGTLVIMVIMSMGSWYIIFTKLFEQAKLMKSAKAAADTFWTAGSVKKGLESLDEASAFRYIAEQGLKADEHHEGTLVEHIDRHTWISMSVQRAIDNINSRLQDGLAFLATVGSTAPFVGLFGTVWGIYHALTAIGIAGQASIDKVAGPVGEALIMTAFGLAVAVPAVMGYNWLIRRNKTAMEKVRTFGGDLHNVLLSGKK from the coding sequence ATGTCCCTGTTCAAGCACCTTCGCACTGGCCTGGCCGGCGCCGCCATCGCCCTGAGCCTGGCCACACCGATCGCGGCGTGGGCCCAGGCGTCCGCGCCCGCCGCCGGGGCCAGCGCGGCTGCCGCACCGGCTGCCCCCGCGGCGTCGGCCGAGGCCCTGCCCGCGGTGGTCACCGCGCCGGTGGCCACCACCGCCAAGGAGTCCGTGGACAACCCCTATGGCCTGGACGCGCTGTGGAAGCAGGGCGACTTCGTGGCCCGTGGCACCCTGGTCATCATGGTCATCATGAGCATGGGCTCTTGGTACATCATCTTCACCAAGCTGTTCGAGCAAGCCAAGCTGATGAAAAGCGCCAAGGCCGCGGCCGACACCTTCTGGACCGCCGGTTCGGTGAAGAAGGGCCTGGAATCGCTGGATGAAGCCAGCGCCTTCCGCTACATCGCCGAGCAGGGCCTGAAGGCCGACGAGCACCACGAGGGCACGCTGGTGGAGCACATCGACCGCCACACCTGGATCAGCATGAGCGTGCAGCGCGCCATCGACAACATCAACAGCCGCCTGCAGGACGGCCTGGCCTTCCTGGCCACGGTGGGCTCCACCGCCCCGTTCGTCGGTCTGTTCGGCACGGTCTGGGGCATCTACCACGCGCTCACCGCCATCGGCATCGCCGGCCAGGCCAGCATCGACAAGGTGGCCGGCCCGGTGGGTGAAGCGCTGATCATGACCGCCTTCGGCCTGGCCGTGGCCGTGCCCGCGGTGATGGGCTACAACTGGCTGATCCGTCGCAACAAGACCGCCATGGAGAAGGTGCGCACCTTCGGCGGCGACCTGCACAACGTCCTGCTGTCCGGCAAGAAGTAA
- a CDS encoding putative membrane protein (PFAM: Uncharacterized protein family UPF0016), with translation MSWEAFAVSTGVVALGEIGDKTQLLALLLAARFRKPLPIIAGILVATLANHAGASALGSWITSVVNPQWMRWILGASFLAVAAWMLIPDQVDEVEGQGHGRLGVFGITTVAFFLAEMGDKTQIATVMLAAKYHALVVVTAGTTLGMMLANVPAVLLGDKATKFVPVAWVHRIAAVVFAVLGVLVLAGVGSMTV, from the coding sequence ATGAGCTGGGAGGCGTTTGCGGTGTCCACCGGTGTGGTGGCCCTGGGCGAGATCGGCGACAAGACCCAGTTGCTGGCCCTGCTGCTGGCGGCGCGCTTTCGCAAGCCCCTGCCCATCATTGCCGGCATCCTGGTGGCCACCCTGGCCAACCACGCCGGCGCCAGCGCGCTGGGGTCCTGGATCACCAGCGTGGTGAACCCGCAGTGGATGCGCTGGATCCTGGGGGCGTCCTTCCTGGCCGTGGCGGCCTGGATGCTGATTCCCGACCAGGTGGACGAGGTGGAAGGCCAGGGCCACGGCCGGCTGGGCGTGTTCGGCATCACCACCGTGGCCTTCTTCCTGGCCGAGATGGGCGACAAGACCCAGATCGCCACCGTGATGCTGGCCGCCAAGTACCACGCGCTGGTGGTGGTGACCGCCGGCACCACCCTGGGCATGATGCTGGCCAATGTGCCCGCGGTGCTGCTGGGCGACAAGGCGACGAAATTCGTGCCGGTGGCCTGGGTGCACCGCATCGCGGCGGTGGTGTTCGCGGTGCTGGGCGTGCTGGTGCTGGCCGGCGTGGGCAGCATGACGGTCTAG
- a CDS encoding short-chain alcohol dehydrogenase like protein (PFAM: short chain dehydrogenase), whose amino-acid sequence MSQIHFNLAGRRAVVTGAAQGIGAACARRLAAEGAGLALWDVDTARGQALADELTGQGARCVFQTCNVADSAQVRSATAASVASLGGLDALVNNAGIFRAADFLDVSEADWDAVMAVNLKGSFLVGQAVAREMVKGGQGGAIVNMSSVNGVMAIASIASYNASKGGVDQLTRAMALALADQGIRVNAVAPGTIATELAQQAVLTSDEARSRILGRTPMKRLGQPEEVADAVAFLLSDAARYITGELLYVDGGRRALNYTVNV is encoded by the coding sequence ATGTCGCAGATCCATTTCAACCTGGCCGGCCGCCGCGCCGTCGTGACCGGTGCGGCGCAAGGCATTGGCGCGGCCTGCGCGCGCCGCCTGGCCGCCGAAGGCGCTGGCCTGGCGCTGTGGGATGTGGACACCGCGCGGGGCCAGGCCCTGGCCGACGAATTAACCGGCCAGGGTGCGCGCTGCGTCTTCCAGACCTGCAACGTGGCCGACTCGGCGCAGGTGCGCTCGGCCACGGCGGCCAGCGTGGCCTCGCTGGGCGGCCTGGACGCGCTGGTGAACAACGCCGGCATCTTCAGGGCGGCCGATTTCCTGGACGTGAGCGAAGCCGACTGGGACGCGGTGATGGCGGTCAACCTGAAGGGCAGCTTCCTGGTGGGTCAGGCCGTGGCGCGGGAAATGGTGAAGGGCGGCCAGGGCGGCGCCATCGTGAACATGAGCTCGGTGAACGGCGTGATGGCCATCGCCAGCATCGCCAGCTACAACGCCAGCAAAGGCGGCGTCGACCAGCTCACCCGGGCCATGGCCCTGGCCCTGGCCGACCAGGGCATCCGCGTGAACGCGGTGGCGCCCGGCACCATTGCCACCGAACTGGCGCAGCAGGCCGTGCTGACCAGCGACGAGGCGCGCTCGCGCATCCTGGGCCGCACGCCGATGAAGCGCCTGGGCCAGCCCGAAGAGGTGGCCGACGCGGTGGCCTTCCTGCTGAGCGACGCGGCCCGCTACATCACCGGCGAGCTGCTGTACGTGGACGGCGGCCGGCGCGCCCTGAACTACACCGTGAACGTCTGA
- a CDS encoding biopolymer transport protein (PFAM: Biopolymer transport protein ExbD/TolR), protein MAMQVGEQSDDGVMIDINTTPLIDVMLVLIIMLIITIPIQTHAVKMNMPVGTPPPVAKPPEVVRIDVDFDGTIGWNGEVIAGREVLEAKLAAVAAQPDQPEVHLRPNKLVAYKVVAMVMASAQRLGVTKIGLVGNEQFLQ, encoded by the coding sequence ATGGCCATGCAAGTGGGAGAACAAAGCGACGACGGGGTGATGATCGACATCAACACCACGCCGCTGATCGACGTGATGCTGGTGCTGATCATCATGCTGATCATCACCATCCCCATCCAGACCCACGCGGTGAAGATGAACATGCCGGTGGGCACGCCGCCGCCGGTGGCCAAGCCGCCCGAGGTGGTGCGCATCGACGTCGATTTCGACGGCACCATCGGCTGGAACGGCGAGGTGATCGCCGGCCGCGAGGTGCTGGAGGCCAAACTGGCCGCCGTCGCCGCACAGCCCGACCAGCCGGAAGTGCACCTGCGCCCGAACAAGCTGGTGGCCTACAAGGTGGTGGCCATGGTGATGGCCAGCGCGCAGCGCCTGGGCGTGACCAAGATCGGCTTGGTCGGCAACGAGCAGTTCCTGCAGTAA